The Nitrospira sp. genome includes a region encoding these proteins:
- a CDS encoding alkaline phosphatase family protein, with product MTQRPSRICTTLGGLLAWWLVCGAYTPVHATPPAGEAAAPLSPITEHVILFVLEGFSQDSLKSGAMPVLSKLVKEGSVTWSANTVQPALRLPMMASLVTGLPVEKHGITWNSFEFSRGYPRAPSLFDYLDVSGGRDSAVFFMDESLYQLAKPAPYTDYQLCGALRPECGSQKLVAYIQQYFQKAASGHGYGHAVHALPHLLVVHLPEAGRAGVTQGWDSKEYQQALKTVDAAMKSVLDLFKHYNLLDRTTVLVTTLSTKGTDPGNEIMRTDTASVPWIVSGAGIVRGQIIRQPISIIDTGATVMRILQLETHTEWDSKVVEEIFQTETATQPVPRAKKR from the coding sequence ATGACGCAACGTCCTTCACGCATATGCACAACGCTGGGAGGTCTTCTAGCCTGGTGGCTGGTATGCGGAGCATACACTCCCGTTCATGCGACGCCTCCCGCCGGTGAAGCAGCCGCCCCCCTCAGCCCCATAACAGAACATGTCATCCTGTTCGTCCTTGAAGGGTTTAGTCAAGATTCGCTCAAGAGTGGCGCCATGCCGGTCCTCAGTAAGCTCGTCAAGGAAGGGTCTGTGACATGGTCAGCCAACACCGTTCAACCGGCCCTGCGACTTCCCATGATGGCCTCGCTCGTCACCGGCCTGCCGGTCGAGAAACATGGGATCACCTGGAATTCGTTTGAGTTCAGCCGAGGCTATCCACGTGCCCCGAGTCTCTTCGACTACCTCGATGTCAGTGGAGGGCGAGATAGCGCCGTCTTTTTCATGGACGAATCGCTCTATCAGCTCGCGAAGCCTGCGCCTTACACCGACTATCAACTTTGTGGCGCATTGCGGCCCGAATGCGGCTCCCAGAAACTCGTCGCCTACATTCAACAGTATTTCCAGAAGGCCGCGAGCGGTCATGGATACGGCCATGCCGTCCACGCCCTGCCGCATTTGTTAGTGGTGCATCTTCCAGAGGCTGGGCGAGCCGGTGTGACCCAGGGTTGGGATTCGAAGGAGTACCAACAGGCCCTCAAGACGGTCGATGCCGCCATGAAATCCGTCCTGGACCTCTTCAAACACTACAACCTCTTAGACCGAACGACCGTCCTTGTAACAACGCTGAGCACGAAGGGCACTGACCCCGGCAACGAAATCATGAGAACCGATACAGCGTCTGTTCCTTGGATCGTCTCCGGAGCGGGGATCGTGCGGGGCCAGATCATCCGTCAACCGATATCCATCATCGATACCGGTGCGACAGTAATGCGAATACTTCAGCTTGAAACCCACACAGAATGGGATAGCAAGGTGGTCGAGGAGATCTTTCAAACCGAGACCGCCACCCAGCCTGTACCCCGTGCCAAGAAGCGCTAA
- a CDS encoding HEAT repeat domain-containing protein encodes MANTLDTLLDALEDVDDATREEAAKTLADLGDPSTLEALLVACSDDYWSVRAYAGSGISKIGGPKAIEALIGLFNDPIMEVRDQAVEAMVKIGSPAIDRVMTALKDERWRVREHAAKAAGKMKDPRTVDALIVACRDRDGAVKSAVAEALGRIADPKAVPALIKLFRDSSKIVRETAGTALVYIGHPSVDPLIESLSDKDFVVRCHAARALGGMTTDYQIGRTWVRDAKVVEALIAALKDPDRAVREDATIALGMIGDPQAIDALIEAMKDGAVKRHAIASLGMIGDSRALPAVLDALKGKGIRQEGSPTPGCIVSEDAFIKEAAATALGQFRDPRVIPDLIMLLKDGVLREKAAAALTVIGDAAIEPLIAFLYDPKASEVEAEKERVLSYASVRLTAKDALKQITLETLETLGWTPPDEEVEISSSQADNLRIDRPLGQAGRFGPSGDTV; translated from the coding sequence ATGGCTAATACACTCGATACCCTGTTGGACGCACTTGAGGATGTGGACGATGCCACCCGTGAGGAGGCGGCGAAAACACTGGCCGACCTGGGTGATCCGTCAACCCTTGAGGCCTTACTCGTCGCCTGCAGCGATGATTACTGGTCTGTCCGAGCCTATGCCGGTTCTGGCATCTCAAAAATCGGCGGCCCCAAAGCGATTGAGGCTCTGATCGGCCTGTTCAATGACCCCATCATGGAAGTCCGAGACCAGGCGGTCGAAGCCATGGTGAAGATAGGCTCACCTGCCATCGATCGCGTAATGACGGCCTTGAAGGACGAGCGTTGGCGCGTCCGAGAACATGCCGCTAAAGCCGCCGGAAAAATGAAGGATCCCCGAACCGTCGATGCCCTGATTGTCGCGTGTCGTGACCGTGACGGAGCCGTCAAGAGCGCCGTGGCGGAGGCTCTGGGCCGCATCGCGGATCCCAAGGCTGTTCCAGCCTTGATCAAGCTGTTCAGAGACTCGTCGAAAATCGTAAGAGAAACCGCGGGAACCGCGTTGGTCTACATCGGACACCCATCGGTTGACCCACTCATTGAGAGTCTGAGCGACAAGGACTTCGTGGTCCGCTGTCACGCAGCTCGGGCATTGGGGGGGATGACGACGGACTATCAAATCGGCCGGACCTGGGTCCGTGACGCCAAAGTGGTTGAGGCGCTCATTGCAGCATTGAAAGACCCGGATCGAGCCGTTCGTGAAGATGCCACGATCGCGCTCGGCATGATCGGCGACCCGCAGGCCATCGATGCGCTGATCGAAGCCATGAAAGATGGAGCCGTGAAGCGTCATGCCATCGCATCACTCGGCATGATCGGCGATTCTCGCGCGCTCCCGGCCGTACTGGATGCCCTAAAAGGCAAAGGGATCAGGCAAGAAGGCTCGCCGACACCCGGATGTATCGTCAGTGAGGATGCCTTCATCAAAGAAGCGGCGGCAACCGCCCTGGGCCAGTTTCGCGACCCACGCGTGATTCCTGATCTGATCATGCTGTTGAAAGACGGGGTCTTGCGTGAGAAGGCCGCAGCGGCCCTGACCGTCATCGGGGATGCGGCGATTGAACCCCTCATTGCCTTTCTCTACGACCCCAAGGCGTCGGAGGTGGAGGCGGAGAAGGAACGCGTGCTGTCCTACGCCTCGGTTCGCCTGACGGCCAAAGATGCTCTCAAGCAAATTACACTCGAAACCCTGGAAACGCTTGGGTGGACCCCTCCCGATGAGGAGGTAGAAATTAGTTCCAGTCAAGCCGACAACCTGCGCATCGATCGGCCATTGGGACAAGCCGGACGGTTTGGACCATCCGGTGACACCGTCTGA
- a CDS encoding HEAT repeat domain-containing protein, with protein MVDSVREQLTALRDEDWAIREEAARLLGRFKDPRAVTPLVSLLRDEDRSVREAAVDALRAIGAPAVEALGACLIDGELAVQEAASAILATIADERVLTPLLSALKSSDWIVRMHAAQALGRVKSTETVEALIPLLQDKVKAVREETATALAAIGDAAIPCLVHALKHDDWLVRLHAVESLGKACSPLAVEPLLSVLFNDHDSAVREDAVRALGDIGDAGAVDHLYVVLREPGLRTVAVEALGRIGNPRAVPVLIDVVRGTTPPEATRTAVGCGEQWNEELITQGAAVRALGLIGDDRAIPSLVAALSPTHTRAEAAASLAKFGSKVVPVLIPLLNDSQDENIRFHVRETLTLVGWRPRQVSISHL; from the coding sequence ATGGTCGACAGCGTTAGAGAACAGCTTACCGCGCTCAGGGATGAGGACTGGGCGATCCGCGAAGAGGCCGCACGTCTGCTTGGTCGGTTCAAAGATCCACGTGCAGTGACTCCTCTCGTGTCCTTGCTTCGAGACGAGGACCGCTCCGTGCGAGAAGCGGCAGTGGACGCGCTGCGCGCGATTGGAGCACCGGCTGTTGAAGCGCTCGGAGCCTGCCTGATTGATGGCGAATTGGCAGTTCAAGAGGCGGCCTCGGCGATCCTGGCAACCATTGCGGATGAACGCGTACTCACTCCGCTCTTGTCGGCACTGAAGAGCAGCGACTGGATCGTCCGGATGCACGCGGCTCAGGCCTTGGGCCGCGTGAAAAGCACAGAGACCGTGGAAGCCCTGATCCCGCTGCTGCAGGATAAGGTCAAGGCGGTTCGCGAGGAGACAGCGACAGCCCTGGCGGCCATCGGTGACGCGGCTATTCCATGTTTAGTGCATGCGTTGAAGCACGACGACTGGCTCGTCCGCCTACATGCAGTGGAATCGCTCGGGAAGGCTTGTTCCCCTCTCGCGGTTGAACCGCTGCTCTCGGTTTTGTTCAACGATCACGATTCAGCTGTGCGCGAGGATGCCGTGCGGGCGTTGGGCGACATCGGTGATGCCGGAGCCGTCGATCATTTATACGTGGTCCTGCGTGAACCGGGTTTACGGACTGTGGCGGTCGAGGCACTCGGACGTATCGGCAATCCCCGCGCCGTACCCGTCCTGATCGATGTTGTCAGGGGCACGACCCCTCCGGAAGCAACCAGAACAGCGGTCGGCTGTGGAGAGCAGTGGAATGAAGAACTCATCACGCAAGGCGCAGCCGTACGAGCGCTGGGCCTGATCGGTGACGACAGAGCAATCCCTTCGCTCGTCGCCGCCCTGAGCCCCACCCATACCCGTGCAGAGGCGGCCGCCTCATTGGCCAAATTCGGATCGAAAGTCGTTCCCGTTCTCATTCCCCTGTTGAACGATTCGCAGGATGAGAACATCAGATTCCATGTTCGAGAGACCTTGACGCTCGTGGGATGGAGACCCCGCCAAGTCTCCATCAGCCACCTCTGA
- a CDS encoding HEAT repeat domain-containing protein yields the protein MSKETIETLVSELIHEEDWRRMRATAACVAGGPRSVQALMDALRTGPTELKKEAAAMLARIKDPRAGVALVALLECDEDGVRNAAAAALEQMAGVLDVDTARALVALLPHTPEGPTRQVLTHLIGAIPTAVLPLCDLLKHPHPEAQIAAALMLDQLLDPRSIDAFIDAMGQPAVREIAVGTLKKLSAIRERIDATFNALRDVEGASEREEARMATVIDLLGIGRPSVEILLEYLEDDDWLVREAAADLLGKIGDVRAVLPLMKRLEQDKDTGVKELAIKALGLIGDSRPTHLYLEAIPIRPLRVYAMEALAKIKDVGVLRPHKDSFDRLRTDRDGLVAYNAGLIADKLEAIMAMEHQTREEDSEHD from the coding sequence ATGTCGAAAGAAACCATCGAGACCCTGGTCTCGGAACTCATTCATGAAGAAGACTGGCGCCGCATGCGGGCGACAGCCGCCTGTGTGGCCGGCGGACCGCGATCAGTCCAGGCGCTCATGGACGCCCTGCGGACCGGCCCGACTGAGCTGAAGAAGGAAGCGGCGGCGATGTTGGCGCGCATCAAAGATCCACGGGCTGGAGTCGCCCTGGTCGCACTGCTCGAATGCGACGAGGATGGCGTCCGCAACGCTGCAGCGGCTGCGCTTGAACAGATGGCAGGGGTACTCGATGTGGACACCGCACGGGCATTGGTTGCCTTGTTACCGCACACACCGGAAGGCCCAACCAGGCAGGTGTTAACGCACCTGATTGGCGCCATTCCGACCGCCGTGCTGCCCCTGTGCGACCTGCTCAAGCACCCCCATCCTGAGGCACAGATTGCAGCGGCACTGATGCTGGATCAACTTCTAGATCCGCGTTCCATTGACGCGTTCATTGATGCGATGGGACAACCGGCTGTTCGAGAAATCGCCGTGGGCACCTTGAAGAAATTGAGTGCCATTCGAGAACGTATCGATGCGACATTCAATGCGTTGCGCGACGTCGAAGGAGCCAGTGAGCGGGAAGAGGCGCGGATGGCGACCGTCATCGACCTTCTGGGGATCGGGCGGCCGAGTGTGGAAATTCTCCTCGAATATCTCGAAGACGATGATTGGCTCGTGCGCGAAGCGGCAGCCGATCTCCTGGGAAAAATCGGCGATGTCCGGGCCGTGCTTCCGCTGATGAAGCGACTCGAACAGGATAAAGATACCGGCGTGAAGGAACTGGCGATCAAAGCCCTTGGGTTGATCGGGGACTCCCGTCCGACTCACCTCTATCTCGAGGCCATTCCCATTCGACCACTTCGGGTCTATGCGATGGAAGCCTTGGCCAAGATCAAAGACGTGGGGGTGTTGCGGCCGCACAAAGACAGTTTCGACCGACTCAGGACGGATCGCGACGGCCTGGTGGCCTATAATGCCGGGTTGATCGCCGATAAGCTTGAGGCCATCATGGCCATGGAACACCAGACTCGAGAAGAGGATAGTGAGCATGACTGA
- a CDS encoding HEAT repeat domain-containing protein produces MTEHPTSDRIEQLIHALYDENEALRDHAIASLGQTGQDALPRLIELMADEDVVIREAATSAVVRMGTSVVEPMIEALQDESWAIREQAASALGKLRDRRAVEPLVKAIKDRDGAVRTAAVWALERIGDSQAVPGLIDALMDSTLREDAARVLKKVGDVRAVEALIDGLLGPNWMVRRHAAEALGKIGDRRGIEPLIASLRDEDWLVRRNAAESLARLGATEAIQPLLPLREDENTMVQETVEAVLASLGWKPEQ; encoded by the coding sequence ATGACTGAGCACCCAACATCTGATCGCATCGAACAACTGATTCACGCGCTCTACGACGAAAACGAAGCCCTACGCGATCACGCGATCGCAAGCCTCGGCCAGACCGGCCAAGACGCATTGCCTCGGCTGATTGAGTTGATGGCCGATGAGGATGTGGTCATTCGGGAGGCCGCGACCAGCGCGGTCGTGCGAATGGGCACGTCGGTCGTCGAACCGATGATCGAAGCTCTCCAGGACGAGTCCTGGGCGATCCGGGAACAGGCGGCATCGGCACTCGGAAAGTTGCGAGACCGGCGCGCGGTGGAACCGTTGGTCAAGGCAATCAAGGACCGTGACGGGGCCGTGCGGACGGCGGCAGTGTGGGCACTCGAGCGGATCGGCGATTCACAGGCGGTCCCCGGACTGATTGACGCCCTCATGGATAGTACCCTCCGGGAAGATGCAGCCCGTGTGCTCAAGAAAGTCGGCGACGTGCGGGCGGTCGAAGCCCTGATCGACGGACTGCTCGGACCCAACTGGATGGTCCGCCGCCACGCGGCGGAAGCGCTGGGCAAGATCGGCGATCGCCGAGGCATCGAGCCCTTGATTGCGTCGCTCCGCGACGAAGATTGGCTTGTCCGGCGAAATGCCGCCGAGTCGCTTGCTCGGCTCGGCGCCACAGAAGCCATTCAACCCCTGTTGCCGTTACGTGAAGACGAAAACACCATGGTCCAAGAAACCGTCGAGGCGGTATTGGCCAGCCTCGGGTGGAAACCCGAACAGTAA
- a CDS encoding HEAT repeat domain-containing protein — translation MADEAPKLIQIAPKGGEKKDGFNLVTERVVAVNPESRQLEVELLAYDGKTVLLDVAEEALEDLKKIKAGDGATIRVVEEGGKRVAKSFKIRPKDPNTARADAMLLDLKDSHWLNRKYAAEVLGELKDPRAVDPLVSALTDEVGDVRQRAYDSLIKLGGPSVPPLIPLLVSEEDEIRQSATEILRKIGKPAVEPLATALAEADDRLKTRIMKVLDRMGYKPKTKETAPKAELPRLT, via the coding sequence ATGGCAGATGAAGCCCCCAAGTTGATTCAGATTGCTCCGAAGGGCGGAGAGAAAAAAGACGGGTTCAACTTAGTGACTGAGCGCGTCGTCGCAGTCAATCCGGAGAGCCGACAGCTCGAGGTCGAGCTCCTGGCCTACGACGGCAAGACGGTCCTGTTGGATGTGGCGGAAGAAGCGCTGGAGGACCTTAAGAAAATCAAGGCCGGCGACGGCGCCACCATTCGCGTCGTGGAGGAAGGCGGCAAGCGGGTCGCAAAAAGCTTCAAGATTCGCCCAAAAGATCCGAATACCGCACGAGCCGATGCGATGTTGCTCGACCTCAAAGATTCACACTGGCTGAACCGAAAGTACGCTGCGGAGGTGTTGGGTGAGCTGAAAGATCCTCGTGCGGTGGATCCACTCGTCTCAGCACTGACCGACGAGGTCGGTGATGTCCGCCAGCGAGCGTATGATTCCCTCATCAAACTCGGTGGCCCATCGGTCCCCCCACTGATTCCCCTCCTCGTATCGGAGGAAGACGAAATTCGCCAATCGGCGACCGAGATTCTCAGAAAGATCGGCAAGCCGGCAGTGGAACCGCTGGCCACCGCGTTAGCCGAGGCCGACGACCGGCTCAAGACGAGAATCATGAAGGTCTTGGATCGAATGGGGTATAAACCCAAAACGAAGGAGACGGCTCCAAAGGCTGAGTTGCCACGGCTGACCTAA
- a CDS encoding BON domain-containing protein, translated as MIKRFICNGIFALCALAFVGCQAMTGKTAGQTVSDASITAAVQSKLTADKASNFPRIDVDTERGVVSLNGVVKSITDKEEAGRIASQVSGVRRVNNNLQIQSQPSGS; from the coding sequence ATGATAAAACGCTTTATCTGCAATGGAATTTTCGCTCTCTGTGCCCTCGCATTCGTGGGGTGCCAGGCTATGACAGGGAAGACCGCAGGGCAAACTGTAAGTGATGCAAGCATCACTGCTGCGGTTCAGAGTAAACTGACGGCGGATAAGGCATCAAACTTCCCTCGTATCGACGTCGATACAGAGAGAGGAGTTGTCTCGCTGAATGGGGTGGTCAAAAGCATAACAGATAAGGAAGAGGCGGGTAGGATTGCGTCACAAGTCAGTGGCGTTCGGCGCGTCAATAATAACCTGCAGATTCAATCTCAGCCATCTGGCAGCTAG
- a CDS encoding helix-turn-helix domain-containing protein: protein MELRRQMRSRSGRANAARRARVILPLAEGATWATVCQAVGCSRGFIATWRHRFIAGRVAGLYSRHYGQAPLLIPRRQNLASWRPRGEHPPTGRRSGIPANWWPTSGAATWGSRGSGRNMASGRIGWSAIIPALASLVSP, encoded by the coding sequence ATGGAACTTCGCCGACAAATGAGAAGCCGGAGCGGGCGGGCCAATGCCGCGCGGCGAGCCCGCGTCATTCTGCCCCTGGCTGAGGGGGCGACGTGGGCGACCGTGTGTCAGGCCGTGGGGTGTAGTCGAGGTTTTATTGCGACGTGGCGCCACCGGTTTATCGCTGGACGGGTGGCGGGACTGTATAGCCGTCATTACGGGCAAGCTCCCTTGCTGATCCCCCGCAGGCAGAATCTCGCATCCTGGAGGCCACGCGGCGAGCACCCGCCGACGGGGCGACGCAGTGGAATCCCCGCAAACTGGTGGCCCACTTCAGGGGCAGCCACATGGGGGTCCCGCGGATCTGGGCGAAACATGGCTTCCGGCCGTATCGGCTGGAGCGCTATTATTCCTGCTCTAGCCTCACTCGTCTCGCCATGA
- a CDS encoding catalase, whose protein sequence is MMAKKDSTQSRKAFEEKSRDGGELHQQVDTSDAALWLTTDQGIPISDNQNSLKGGVRGPTLLEDFVLREKIFHFDHERIPERIVHARGSAAHGFFELYEPLTNLTRADVFQRKGEKTPVFVRFSTVAGGAGSVDTPRDVRGFAVKFYTRQGNWDLVGNNVPVFFIQDAMKFPDLVHAVKMEADRGFPQAGSAHDTFWDWVSLMPEATHMLMWAMSDRTIPRSLRMIEGFGVHTFLFVNDKGQETFVKFHWKPTLGIQSTVWDETLKLQAADNDYHRRDLWEAIDAGDYPEWELGIQTFDSAFADKQPYDVLDATKLIPEEQIPVRRIGRMVLNRNPVNHFAENEQVAFCPGNIVPGIDFTNDPLLQGRLFSYLDTQKSRLGTANFHQLPINAPKCPLSNFHRDGQMQMQVPKGRANYEPNTLADHGEAGGPRECAVGFASGAGRAARDEQGQKLRIRPELFADHYSQARLYWKSLTESEQAHLVSSFVFELAKVELAEVPSRMIGRLRNVDEGLAKRVGEGLGIPLPAKSPAAKEPIDMPPSPALSIQKNMLSTLKGRRVGLLFANGSDGTVIDRISAQVKREGGAVFLIAPNLHGTKLADGSELKAQGQLVGSPSQLFDAVALVLSEKGAAILMKDGAAIQFVMDAYGHLKAIGHTPEAVPLLDKAGVEPDEGVTGLGPEFVRAAGQRFFARESRIRTLC, encoded by the coding sequence ATGATGGCCAAAAAAGACAGTACACAGTCACGCAAGGCGTTTGAGGAAAAGAGTCGGGACGGGGGAGAGCTCCATCAGCAGGTCGATACATCTGATGCCGCATTGTGGTTAACAACCGATCAAGGCATTCCAATTTCTGACAACCAGAATAGCCTCAAGGGCGGCGTCCGAGGGCCAACATTGTTGGAAGATTTTGTGCTGAGGGAAAAGATTTTCCATTTTGACCACGAGCGCATTCCGGAGCGAATTGTGCACGCACGAGGGTCTGCGGCGCATGGATTTTTTGAGCTCTATGAACCTCTCACGAATCTGACGCGAGCAGATGTATTTCAGCGCAAAGGGGAAAAGACCCCAGTCTTTGTTCGGTTTTCAACCGTCGCCGGGGGAGCCGGTTCCGTCGATACGCCTCGTGATGTGCGTGGATTCGCCGTTAAATTCTACACGCGACAAGGCAATTGGGATTTGGTCGGCAACAATGTGCCGGTGTTTTTTATTCAGGATGCGATGAAGTTTCCGGATTTGGTCCATGCCGTGAAGATGGAAGCAGATCGAGGATTCCCCCAGGCCGGTAGTGCTCACGATACGTTTTGGGATTGGGTGTCTCTGATGCCCGAAGCGACGCATATGCTTATGTGGGCCATGTCGGATCGGACGATTCCACGGTCGCTTCGCATGATCGAAGGGTTTGGGGTGCACACCTTTCTGTTCGTCAACGACAAGGGACAGGAAACCTTCGTCAAGTTTCACTGGAAGCCGACACTAGGAATACAATCCACCGTCTGGGATGAAACGCTCAAGCTTCAAGCCGCAGACAATGATTACCACCGTCGCGATCTATGGGAGGCGATCGACGCGGGAGATTATCCAGAATGGGAACTCGGAATTCAAACGTTTGATTCTGCTTTTGCCGACAAACAGCCATATGATGTTTTGGATGCGACCAAGCTGATTCCGGAGGAACAGATCCCTGTTCGAAGAATCGGTCGAATGGTGCTCAATCGGAATCCCGTGAACCACTTCGCCGAAAATGAGCAGGTTGCATTCTGCCCCGGGAACATTGTGCCGGGGATCGACTTTACGAACGACCCTCTGTTGCAAGGTCGGTTGTTTTCGTATCTTGATACGCAGAAATCTCGACTCGGAACCGCCAATTTCCATCAACTTCCCATTAATGCTCCGAAGTGTCCGCTGTCGAACTTTCACCGCGATGGTCAGATGCAAATGCAGGTCCCCAAGGGCCGGGCCAACTATGAGCCTAATACGCTGGCCGACCATGGCGAAGCGGGTGGGCCACGTGAGTGCGCTGTTGGGTTTGCATCAGGGGCAGGCCGCGCCGCGCGTGACGAACAAGGCCAGAAGCTTCGCATTCGCCCAGAACTGTTCGCCGATCATTATAGTCAGGCCCGGCTCTATTGGAAGTCTCTTACGGAGAGTGAGCAAGCGCATCTTGTGTCGAGTTTCGTGTTCGAGCTGGCAAAAGTGGAGTTGGCGGAGGTGCCGTCACGCATGATCGGGCGATTAAGGAATGTCGATGAAGGCCTGGCGAAACGAGTGGGAGAGGGGCTGGGGATCCCGTTGCCTGCGAAAAGTCCGGCCGCGAAAGAACCAATCGATATGCCGCCCAGTCCGGCATTGTCTATCCAGAAAAATATGTTATCGACGTTGAAAGGTCGAAGGGTCGGTCTTCTCTTTGCCAACGGATCGGATGGAACAGTCATCGATCGAATTTCAGCGCAAGTAAAACGAGAAGGTGGAGCCGTGTTTCTGATCGCTCCAAACTTACACGGCACCAAGTTGGCGGATGGAAGCGAGTTGAAAGCACAGGGGCAGTTAGTCGGATCTCCTTCACAATTGTTTGATGCCGTGGCGCTCGTGCTGTCGGAAAAGGGCGCGGCAATCCTGATGAAAGACGGGGCCGCTATCCAATTTGTGATGGATGCCTACGGCCATCTCAAAGCGATCGGACACACTCCTGAAGCGGTTCCCCTGCTCGACAAGGCCGGCGTGGAGCCGGACGAAGGCGTCACGGGTCTGGGACCAGAGTTTGTCCGGGCGGCGGGGCAGCGATTCTTTGCGCGCGAATCCCGGATACGAACACTCTGCTGA
- a CDS encoding YihY/virulence factor BrkB family protein, translating into MSISNFWKILKNSGTQYLADQVPRLGAAIAYYTVFSIVPLLTVTITLVGLIFGTEAVQSHILAQMSALLGTKGTDAIKDMLEQAARPQTGLQAGTIALLTLLAGATGLFGEIQGSLNTIWRITSTQATGIWGILRSRLLSLLALLGTAFLLIVSLVFSAVLAALSTWYSRWLPVSGFVLPVLDLAISLMLLTGLFAMMFKILPDVEIKWQDVWPGAALSAVLFTVGKYAIGIYIVTTELASAYGAAGSLVILLTWVYYSSQIFLFGAEFTKAQADLHSPRSSALTDPALVSPLGDKLANSVLHKQHGSGMLPVPRTRLLTSLVAIGVVLLINHLFPERRQPPSDP; encoded by the coding sequence ATGTCGATATCGAACTTTTGGAAGATTCTCAAAAACTCTGGTACTCAATACCTCGCCGACCAAGTGCCTCGTTTAGGAGCCGCTATTGCGTATTACACTGTTTTCTCGATTGTCCCGCTATTAACCGTAACTATTACGCTGGTTGGCCTCATCTTTGGTACAGAAGCGGTGCAAAGCCATATCCTGGCGCAAATGTCAGCTCTGCTTGGAACGAAAGGCACCGATGCGATCAAAGATATGCTGGAGCAAGCCGCACGACCGCAAACGGGTCTTCAAGCTGGCACAATAGCTCTCTTGACGCTGTTAGCCGGCGCGACCGGCCTCTTCGGAGAAATTCAAGGCTCGCTCAATACGATCTGGCGTATCACGTCCACTCAGGCCACTGGAATCTGGGGAATTCTGCGTTCCCGACTGCTATCGTTGTTGGCATTGCTTGGAACAGCGTTCTTGTTAATCGTCTCACTGGTGTTCAGTGCGGTTCTTGCCGCGTTAAGCACCTGGTATAGCCGATGGCTGCCGGTTTCAGGTTTTGTACTTCCGGTCCTTGATCTCGCGATTTCACTCATGCTCCTCACAGGCCTCTTTGCGATGATGTTCAAAATACTCCCCGATGTGGAGATAAAGTGGCAAGATGTTTGGCCAGGCGCGGCGCTTTCCGCTGTCCTCTTTACCGTCGGTAAATATGCAATCGGCATCTATATTGTTACCACCGAGCTGGCTTCCGCGTATGGAGCGGCGGGTTCGTTGGTTATCTTGTTGACGTGGGTCTATTACTCTTCGCAAATTTTTCTCTTTGGAGCCGAATTCACCAAAGCGCAAGCCGACCTGCATAGTCCACGCTCCTCGGCTCTGACCGATCCCGCTCTTGTCTCGCCTCTAGGCGACAAGTTGGCAAATTCCGTCTTGCATAAACAACACGGTAGTGGCATGCTTCCTGTCCCTCGAACGCGATTGTTAACATCCTTGGTAGCCATCGGCGTCGTTCTTCTCATCAATCATTTGTTCCCCGAGCGTCGACAGCCTCCCTCTGATCCATAA
- a CDS encoding DUF3015 family protein, which translates to MVMSRMCVLVLATAGLLIGQVGCDATKEAVKAPFDATTAVSNGTTQASSEFTQPSKEFTSSTTPGSRVGSEDLIRAKQRLHLFAKYNHANLQHEIAQGQGEYLTSLITLAQVPTERHAQVFADLQHKYPLLYPNTDPSAETTERLVETVWLKPLGTHE; encoded by the coding sequence ATGGTCATGTCACGCATGTGTGTGCTGGTTCTAGCGACGGCTGGGCTTTTGATCGGACAGGTCGGGTGTGATGCGACCAAAGAGGCCGTCAAGGCTCCGTTCGATGCGACCACGGCGGTATCTAACGGCACCACGCAAGCCAGTTCTGAGTTCACTCAACCATCAAAGGAGTTTACCTCAAGTACGACGCCAGGCTCCCGAGTAGGCAGCGAAGACCTCATCAGAGCCAAGCAACGACTACATTTGTTCGCTAAATATAACCACGCGAACCTTCAGCACGAGATTGCGCAAGGGCAGGGAGAGTATCTGACCTCACTCATAACCTTGGCGCAAGTTCCTACTGAAAGGCACGCCCAAGTCTTTGCTGATCTTCAGCATAAGTACCCACTGCTGTACCCGAATACGGACCCCTCTGCCGAGACAACCGAGCGTTTGGTCGAGACAGTCTGGCTGAAACCATTGGGAACTCATGAGTGA